The following coding sequences lie in one Pontibacter sp. G13 genomic window:
- a CDS encoding SDR family oxidoreductase — MAQTIMITGATAGIGKATAEKFAQNGYRLILTGRRQERLESLAADLDAETLLLNFDVRDPQAVQAAIDGLPPEWQDIDILFNNAGLAVGVGPLQEGVVDDWERMIDTNVKGLLYVSRAVTPLMVKRKSGHVINIASIAGKQVYPGGNVYCATKHAVDALSQGMRIDLLPYGIKVTNLAPGLVETEFSVVRFKGDQNRADAVYTDMKPLTGPDIADVAFFVANTPAHVTINDILVMPTAQASAFHIHRTNE; from the coding sequence ATGGCTCAAACCATCATGATTACCGGCGCCACAGCTGGTATCGGCAAAGCGACTGCCGAAAAATTCGCCCAAAACGGATATCGCCTGATTCTGACCGGACGTCGCCAAGAGCGGTTGGAATCCCTAGCTGCTGACCTAGACGCTGAAACCCTACTTCTCAATTTCGATGTAAGAGACCCACAAGCCGTTCAGGCTGCTATCGACGGTTTGCCTCCTGAATGGCAAGACATCGATATCCTGTTCAACAATGCTGGTCTAGCCGTGGGGGTAGGGCCCTTGCAGGAAGGAGTCGTTGATGATTGGGAACGGATGATCGATACCAATGTCAAAGGCCTTTTGTATGTGTCCCGAGCAGTCACGCCGCTCATGGTCAAGCGCAAATCCGGTCATGTCATCAATATTGCCTCCATCGCTGGCAAGCAAGTGTATCCCGGCGGTAATGTCTACTGTGCAACCAAGCATGCAGTAGATGCGCTCTCTCAAGGCATGCGGATCGATTTGCTTCCTTATGGAATCAAGGTGACGAATCTTGCCCCTGGTTTGGTGGAAACTGAATTTTCCGTCGTGCGCTTCAAGGGAGATCAGAATCGCGCAGATGCCGTCTACACCGATATGAAGCCACTGACCGGGCCCGATATTGCAGATGTCGCCTTTTTCGTGGCCAATACTCCGGCTCATGTGACGATCAACGATATTCTGGTCATGCCTACGGCTCAAGCGTCGGCATTCCATATTCACCGAACCAACGAGTAG
- a CDS encoding ectonucleotide pyrophosphatase/phosphodiesterase, which translates to MNFRYLIYALAGLLTACQSATSPPPGPGTNADSSQTKPYLVMVSIDGFRASYWDEYESPHLHKIASQGVRAEAMRPSYPASTFPNHYTLVTGMYPGTHGLVNNSFYDEEMKEAYSMRDKEKVQDGAFYGGVPLWSLAEQQHMVSASFFWVGSEAEIAGHRPTYYKQYDGSVSNAARVDTIGAWLELPDDRRPHVLFLYFSIVDSRGHRYGPNSPEVQEAILEVDEQIGRLNEILDQHRSEGKDISLIVTADHGMCDVDTEDPAYVEDYIDIDQFEVSRGSTLWMLYSDDSTQIAQAYADLKANPSDKFDVYLRNEVPEHLHFRHPTKVGDIVCIAREPWQFARRMMGYTPGTGQHGFDPYTYSDMGALFVVQSSQLPAGTIIPPFDNIHVYPLAAHLLQLNIPTEIDGDIGMWESLLSE; encoded by the coding sequence ATGAATTTTCGCTACTTGATTTACGCATTGGCGGGCCTTTTGACTGCCTGCCAATCCGCGACTTCACCACCTCCCGGACCGGGAACGAATGCAGATTCTTCACAGACCAAACCCTATTTGGTCATGGTGTCTATCGACGGTTTCCGCGCCAGCTATTGGGATGAATACGAATCCCCTCATTTACACAAGATCGCTAGCCAGGGGGTAAGGGCTGAAGCCATGCGCCCGAGTTATCCCGCATCGACTTTCCCCAATCATTACACCTTGGTCACGGGTATGTATCCCGGTACACATGGCCTTGTCAACAACTCCTTCTATGACGAAGAGATGAAGGAGGCCTATTCTATGCGCGACAAGGAAAAAGTGCAGGATGGCGCATTTTATGGAGGGGTTCCGTTATGGTCCTTGGCAGAGCAGCAGCACATGGTCTCCGCCAGCTTCTTCTGGGTGGGTTCTGAGGCGGAAATTGCCGGCCACCGTCCGACCTACTACAAGCAGTATGATGGAAGCGTCTCCAATGCCGCAAGGGTAGATACCATCGGTGCGTGGTTGGAGCTTCCAGACGACCGACGGCCTCACGTGCTATTCTTGTATTTCTCCATCGTGGATTCTCGGGGCCACAGATATGGGCCTAATTCCCCAGAAGTTCAGGAGGCTATCTTGGAGGTAGATGAGCAGATCGGAAGGTTGAATGAGATTTTGGATCAGCACCGTTCGGAAGGCAAGGACATTTCCCTCATTGTGACTGCGGATCATGGCATGTGTGATGTCGATACCGAGGACCCTGCCTATGTGGAAGATTACATCGATATCGACCAGTTTGAAGTAAGCAGAGGCAGCACATTATGGATGCTATACAGTGATGATTCCACCCAAATTGCCCAAGCCTACGCAGACCTCAAAGCCAATCCCAGCGACAAATTTGATGTGTATCTCCGCAATGAAGTCCCTGAACATCTGCATTTCCGTCATCCGACAAAGGTCGGAGATATTGTATGCATTGCGCGCGAGCCTTGGCAGTTTGCGCGAAGGATGATGGGGTATACGCCCGGGACCGGACAGCATGGATTTGATCCATACACATATTCCGATATGGGAGCCCTGTTCGTGGTGCAGTCTTCACAGCTTCCAGCGGGAACGATCATCCCGCCTTTCGACAACATCCATGTGTACCCGCTTGCTGCCCATTTGCTCCAACTGAATATCCCCACCGAGATCGATGGGGATATAGGGATGTGGGAATCTTTGCTTTCGGAGTAA
- a CDS encoding GNAT family N-acetyltransferase yields MGEIQIRKGTEQDMAAAHALVRELALFEKAPEEVETTAEVYAQDGFGDQSWFQLFVAEHETEGVVGIALFYLGYSTWKGKMLYLDDLVVSEQWRRKGIGSRLLDQLIRHAAEIGARQVRWQVLDWNESAMELYRKVGAKFETEWYDCKLNHEQIQAWASDKTHS; encoded by the coding sequence ATGGGAGAGATCCAAATCCGAAAAGGGACCGAGCAGGACATGGCGGCCGCTCACGCGCTAGTCCGAGAATTGGCGCTTTTTGAAAAGGCACCAGAAGAGGTGGAAACGACCGCAGAAGTGTATGCACAGGATGGCTTTGGGGACCAATCGTGGTTCCAACTATTTGTGGCTGAGCATGAAACTGAGGGGGTCGTTGGGATTGCGCTGTTTTATTTGGGATATTCTACCTGGAAAGGCAAGATGCTTTACCTAGATGATCTTGTCGTCTCAGAACAATGGAGGCGAAAGGGAATCGGCAGCCGTTTGCTGGATCAATTGATCCGCCATGCTGCGGAGATTGGCGCTCGTCAGGTGCGCTGGCAGGTCCTCGATTGGAACGAATCCGCCATGGAGCTTTACCGAAAAGTCGGAGCCAAGTTCGAAACCGAATGGTACGACTGCAAGCTGAATCACGAACAGATTCAGGCTTGGGCTTCCGACAAGACGCATTCTTGA
- a CDS encoding bestrophin family protein: protein MILYNTKNWSATFFKISIFFRNSYNHKALLISQLLIISYASLITWLNLEVPSLGFKFGIDPIFFSMIGLILSLFLVFRVNTAYAKWWEGRQQWGALVNVCRSLASHMDILLPTSDREMRAYYASQIANFPLVLKLHLREQALPEGDLGLPEQELAELKDALHKPMCTANQLTRGIHQMARNEEMDGFDKRTLKELIDSLINILGACERIKNTPIPFSHADFVKRLILIYGLALPFGLMDSFGYMTIPAAALIFYALVGLEMISEEIENPFGEDNNDLPLSTLANTICLNVHEVLAVPFEPAPTPDLPQRALKVID, encoded by the coding sequence ATGATACTCTACAATACCAAGAATTGGTCTGCGACCTTTTTCAAGATTTCGATCTTCTTCCGAAATTCCTACAACCATAAGGCACTGCTCATTTCCCAGCTTTTGATCATCAGCTATGCCAGTCTGATTACTTGGCTGAACTTGGAGGTTCCAAGCTTGGGATTCAAATTCGGGATCGATCCGATTTTCTTCTCCATGATCGGATTGATCCTTTCTCTTTTCTTGGTATTTCGAGTGAATACTGCCTACGCTAAATGGTGGGAAGGAAGGCAGCAATGGGGAGCTTTGGTGAATGTATGCCGGAGTCTGGCATCCCACATGGACATTCTCCTTCCAACCTCAGATCGTGAAATGCGCGCCTACTATGCTTCACAGATCGCCAATTTCCCTTTGGTACTCAAGCTCCATCTCCGTGAACAGGCACTTCCAGAGGGAGATTTGGGGCTTCCTGAGCAGGAATTAGCCGAATTGAAAGATGCATTGCATAAGCCGATGTGTACAGCTAATCAGCTCACGCGGGGCATCCACCAGATGGCTCGGAATGAAGAAATGGATGGCTTTGACAAGCGTACCCTCAAGGAATTGATCGATTCGCTGATCAACATTCTAGGTGCTTGTGAACGGATCAAGAATACCCCCATTCCCTTCTCTCATGCGGATTTCGTCAAGCGTCTGATTTTGATCTATGGATTGGCCTTGCCATTCGGATTGATGGATTCCTTTGGGTACATGACCATTCCAGCGGCAGCCTTGATCTTTTACGCATTGGTGGGCCTGGAGATGATTTCCGAGGAAATCGAAAATCCCTTCGGCGAGGACAACAATGACCTTCCGCTCAGTACATTGGCCAATACCATTTGCCTGAATGTCCATGAAGTTCTGGCGGTGCCTTTTGAGCCTGCTCCGACTCCAGATCTTCCTCAGCGAGCATTGAAGGTTATCGATTAA
- a CDS encoding S46 family peptidase: MKKRFLASLIATFMLFAGAVTAQNGGIRPELPTEGMWLPLKVKELNYGTMEQLGIKIPADSVYNEEAPSLEDAIVRLNYGMCTAEMISPEGLMLTNHHCAYDAAAALSSTDADYLTDGFWAMSRGEELPIEGGAASFLIASSDVTAQVLGENGDATDQEIEERIAEIEAKATEGNEYEAEVKTMFNGNEFYLMIYETYTDLRLVGFPPSDIGKFGYDTDNWVWPRQTGDFAMIRVYAGADNRPAEYSTDNKPYQPKHFLPISLKGVQENDYAMIMGYPGSTERYLTSAAVSQALDVSNVDVITLLGARTRIMKAAMDQDDAVRIALASEYSSLMNYYKYCIGQNLMMERYDVPGQKAEEEKGFQAWADADPTRQAKYGALLGDIRSTLEGNSEITHVENYLNLGAFGAQAPIFALQNFSQLSQALASGDEAAASGTVESVKANADEFFTDYFYDVDKEIFATMMVRYYEDIPANMHPSIFGDILNPAPVVVMEEVTEAPVEDKKKKKKKKKKKKKKQDEVEEMPVVEEVIDTRTDSEKIRDWAYEAYETSLATDKGRLEAFLNAPDGNVLTQDPLFQYAISMVMFYQMNVGPASAPGNAKLEELRKVYIQGLREMHADEDFYPDANSSMRLTYGKVLPYEPRDGVTYSYYTTIEGALEKFNENPDDPDYNLPKKLVDLYNAKDYGRYGTDGSLRVCFLTTNDITGGNSGSPVINANGELIGCAFDGNWESMSSDIYVFPNLNRTIAVDARYILFVVDKFAGAGHLLKEMTIIE; the protein is encoded by the coding sequence ATGAAGAAACGATTTCTGGCTAGCCTGATCGCAACATTCATGCTCTTTGCAGGAGCGGTCACGGCTCAGAACGGCGGGATTCGGCCTGAACTCCCTACCGAGGGGATGTGGCTTCCCTTGAAAGTCAAGGAGCTGAACTATGGCACCATGGAACAGTTGGGCATCAAAATTCCAGCGGATTCTGTCTATAACGAAGAGGCTCCAAGTTTGGAGGATGCCATTGTACGCCTCAACTACGGGATGTGTACAGCCGAGATGATCTCTCCTGAGGGATTGATGCTCACCAACCACCACTGTGCGTATGACGCAGCAGCAGCCTTGAGCTCTACCGATGCGGATTACCTGACAGATGGATTCTGGGCGATGTCCCGTGGCGAAGAACTGCCGATCGAAGGAGGGGCAGCTTCCTTCCTGATTGCTTCCAGCGATGTGACCGCTCAGGTATTGGGCGAAAACGGAGACGCTACCGACCAAGAAATCGAGGAGCGTATCGCCGAGATTGAGGCGAAAGCTACTGAAGGCAACGAATACGAGGCCGAAGTGAAGACCATGTTCAATGGCAACGAGTTCTACCTCATGATTTATGAAACTTACACAGACCTCCGTCTGGTAGGCTTCCCACCGAGCGACATCGGTAAATTTGGATATGATACTGACAACTGGGTATGGCCTCGCCAAACAGGCGACTTTGCCATGATCCGCGTTTATGCTGGAGCAGACAACCGTCCTGCGGAGTATTCTACCGACAATAAGCCTTATCAGCCTAAGCACTTCTTGCCGATCTCCCTCAAAGGGGTTCAGGAGAATGATTATGCCATGATCATGGGCTACCCCGGTTCTACAGAGCGCTACTTGACTTCTGCTGCTGTATCTCAGGCGTTGGATGTTTCCAATGTGGATGTGATCACCTTGTTGGGAGCTCGTACCCGCATCATGAAAGCTGCGATGGATCAGGACGACGCAGTGCGTATCGCATTGGCTTCCGAGTACTCTAGCTTGATGAACTATTACAAGTACTGCATCGGTCAGAACTTGATGATGGAGCGCTACGACGTTCCCGGTCAAAAGGCAGAAGAGGAAAAAGGATTCCAAGCATGGGCGGATGCTGATCCTACTCGCCAAGCGAAGTACGGCGCGCTCTTGGGCGACATTCGTTCTACCTTGGAAGGCAATTCGGAGATCACACACGTGGAGAACTACCTCAACTTGGGCGCATTTGGTGCGCAAGCTCCGATTTTTGCTTTGCAAAACTTCTCGCAGTTGAGCCAAGCACTTGCTTCCGGAGACGAGGCGGCTGCTTCTGGAACAGTTGAGAGTGTCAAGGCGAATGCGGACGAATTCTTCACAGATTACTTCTACGACGTAGACAAGGAAATCTTCGCGACCATGATGGTCAGATACTACGAAGACATTCCTGCGAATATGCATCCTTCTATTTTTGGAGACATCTTGAATCCTGCTCCCGTGGTAGTCATGGAAGAGGTGACAGAAGCGCCTGTTGAGGACAAAAAGAAGAAGAAAAAGAAGAAGAAAAAGAAAAAGAAGAAGCAGGACGAGGTTGAAGAAATGCCCGTTGTCGAAGAGGTAATCGATACCAGAACTGATTCTGAGAAAATCCGCGACTGGGCCTACGAAGCGTATGAAACTTCTTTGGCTACCGACAAAGGTCGTTTGGAGGCTTTCTTGAACGCGCCTGATGGCAATGTCCTGACTCAAGATCCTCTCTTCCAATATGCGATCTCCATGGTCATGTTCTATCAAATGAACGTAGGACCTGCTAGCGCTCCTGGCAATGCTAAGTTGGAGGAACTGCGCAAGGTGTACATCCAAGGGTTGCGTGAAATGCATGCCGATGAGGATTTCTACCCAGACGCGAACTCTTCTATGCGATTGACCTATGGAAAAGTATTGCCTTACGAGCCTCGTGACGGTGTGACTTACAGCTACTACACCACTATCGAAGGTGCATTGGAGAAATTCAATGAGAACCCAGATGATCCTGATTACAACCTCCCGAAGAAATTGGTGGATCTGTACAACGCCAAAGATTACGGACGATATGGAACAGATGGTTCTTTGCGTGTATGCTTCCTGACAACGAATGACATTACAGGTGGTAACTCCGGTTCCCCAGTGATCAATGCCAATGGCGAATTGATCGGATGTGCGTTTGACGGAAACTGGGAGTCCATGTCCAGCGACATCTATGTGTTCCCGAATCTGAACCGTACCATTGCTGTGGACGCTCGTTACATCCTGTTTGTCGTAGACAAATTCGCAGGAGCTGGCCACCTTTTGAAAGAGATGACCATCATCGAGTAA
- a CDS encoding S41 family peptidase → MMLLGTLGSYQAGYAQEAEVELPPWARALSPAELQEDWDSLQQWILHTPVDPFAYQSHSQWDSLVAGIDSQLTDSLDNVAFFQLVNPVLSQMGDVHTRIWVPRGFSHYVWNDGFFLPMVVEELSGKMYVMQSRGGVIPPGSLLLEVNGVSGDSIREMLHRHAYTDGRIHSTRNVLLEESFYAQLPMVLDIDTLNEVKVQLPQMDEDSLIEVKGERLNIPTAKIARKKRKEAKVPYDHICHLDYVSGDSVAMMTIGSFSEGSLGKYRRFLKKSFKELAETGTTHLIIDLRDNRGGYLERGPMLYQYMTDSSFKYIDASIVRASRLFKNRIQYILKFPDLAISLFGGQIGKEYISGWKTPTGQYDTLYHDWVEPIKPKRQFSGKVYLLANGGSISNSSLFAHCFVANGRGPLIGEPVGGTVNGTFGNSIYFQLPNSRITGQLSTIRVNLRTGDFNYEPLSLDPDHIVEDKLDDLISGKDTQLQYILEQLIGISALPDSTMEN, encoded by the coding sequence ATGATGCTGCTTGGCACGCTCGGCAGCTATCAGGCTGGGTATGCGCAAGAGGCGGAAGTGGAATTACCCCCTTGGGCGCGGGCGTTAAGTCCAGCGGAACTTCAGGAGGATTGGGATTCGTTGCAGCAATGGATTCTGCATACGCCTGTAGATCCATTTGCCTACCAGTCCCATTCGCAGTGGGATTCATTGGTTGCGGGAATTGATAGCCAGTTAACCGACTCCCTAGATAATGTGGCATTTTTCCAATTGGTAAATCCGGTCCTTTCGCAGATGGGCGATGTCCATACGCGTATTTGGGTGCCGCGCGGATTCAGCCACTATGTCTGGAATGATGGCTTTTTCCTTCCGATGGTGGTGGAAGAGCTTTCTGGAAAGATGTATGTCATGCAAAGTAGGGGAGGGGTCATTCCTCCTGGTAGCCTTTTGCTTGAAGTCAATGGGGTTTCCGGTGATTCGATCAGGGAAATGCTTCACAGACACGCCTACACGGATGGTCGTATCCATTCCACCCGAAATGTCCTACTGGAAGAATCGTTTTATGCGCAGCTTCCCATGGTGCTCGACATCGACACGTTGAACGAAGTGAAGGTTCAACTGCCTCAAATGGATGAGGATAGCCTGATCGAGGTCAAGGGAGAGCGACTCAATATTCCAACTGCCAAGATCGCCCGGAAAAAAAGGAAGGAGGCAAAGGTCCCCTATGATCACATTTGCCATCTCGACTATGTGTCTGGGGATTCGGTCGCGATGATGACGATCGGTTCCTTTTCCGAAGGCTCGCTAGGCAAGTATCGGCGTTTTCTGAAAAAATCCTTCAAAGAATTGGCGGAGACTGGAACTACCCATTTGATCATTGATCTGCGGGACAACCGAGGTGGGTATTTGGAGCGTGGACCCATGCTCTATCAATACATGACCGATTCTTCCTTCAAATACATTGATGCAAGTATCGTGCGTGCCAGTCGCCTGTTCAAAAATCGTATCCAGTACATCCTGAAATTCCCTGATTTGGCAATTTCCCTGTTTGGAGGTCAAATCGGAAAAGAATATATCTCCGGCTGGAAGACTCCGACTGGGCAATATGATACCTTGTACCATGATTGGGTGGAACCGATCAAACCCAAGCGGCAATTCTCCGGCAAGGTCTATCTCTTGGCCAATGGGGGAAGCATCTCAAACTCAAGCCTATTTGCGCACTGCTTCGTCGCCAATGGACGTGGACCGCTGATTGGCGAGCCTGTCGGGGGCACGGTTAATGGAACCTTCGGAAACTCCATTTACTTTCAACTGCCCAATTCCAGAATTACGGGCCAACTCTCTACGATTCGGGTGAATCTCAGGACGGGCGATTTCAATTACGAGCCCCTTTCCCTTGATCCTGATCATATCGTTGAGGACAAACTGGATGATCTTATCTCTGGTAAAGACACTCAGCTTCAATATATTCTGGAGCAGCTTATCGGGATTTCAGCCCTGCCAGACTCCACCATGGAAAATTAA
- a CDS encoding sorbosone dehydrogenase family protein — translation MNRFIPLLLAPIFVACGMYNQNLEKPSSISLEQIELPAGFKIETFADSIVNARSLAIGDQGTIFVGSRSAGNVYAVVDTNRDRKADLTYTLAEGLNTPNGVAFRNGDLYVAEIDKIWKYPNIESQLASPPTPELITDNLPSDAWHGWKNIQFGPDDKLYVPVGAPCNICEEEDERYATILRMNPDGSEQEVYAKGVRNSVGMDWHPETQALWFTDNGRDMLGDDLPPDELNHAPEQGMHFGFPYCHAGSIPDPQYGEKAPCSDFTAPAQNLHPHGAALGMIFYQGDMFPEAYRNQILICEHGSWNRSELIGYQVSIVKLSGDRAVSFEPFAAGWLKDGKANGRPVDIVMLDDGSLLVSDDHADAIYRISYADPTDS, via the coding sequence ATGAATCGATTCATTCCTCTCCTACTCGCCCCCATATTCGTAGCCTGTGGGATGTACAATCAGAATCTCGAGAAACCCTCCTCCATTTCATTGGAGCAGATTGAGCTACCCGCGGGATTCAAGATCGAAACATTCGCAGACAGCATCGTCAATGCACGATCATTGGCCATCGGAGATCAAGGCACCATATTCGTGGGCTCTCGCAGCGCAGGCAATGTCTACGCAGTCGTAGATACCAATCGAGATCGCAAAGCAGATCTCACATATACCCTCGCCGAGGGCCTCAACACGCCCAATGGGGTCGCTTTCCGAAACGGAGACCTCTATGTCGCAGAAATCGACAAAATCTGGAAATACCCCAACATCGAGTCTCAGCTCGCATCTCCCCCTACTCCAGAACTGATCACTGACAACCTCCCCTCCGATGCTTGGCATGGCTGGAAGAACATCCAGTTTGGCCCCGATGACAAACTGTACGTACCCGTCGGTGCTCCTTGCAATATCTGTGAGGAGGAGGACGAGCGGTATGCCACGATCCTCCGCATGAATCCTGATGGAAGCGAGCAAGAAGTCTACGCCAAGGGAGTCCGCAATTCAGTAGGCATGGATTGGCACCCTGAGACCCAAGCGCTATGGTTCACCGACAATGGGCGCGACATGTTGGGAGACGACTTGCCGCCCGACGAACTCAACCACGCTCCCGAGCAAGGTATGCACTTTGGATTCCCCTATTGTCACGCAGGATCTATTCCCGATCCGCAATACGGCGAAAAAGCCCCATGCTCGGACTTCACCGCTCCGGCTCAGAATCTCCATCCGCACGGTGCAGCACTGGGGATGATTTTTTATCAGGGAGACATGTTCCCAGAAGCCTATCGCAACCAGATTCTCATCTGCGAACACGGCTCTTGGAACCGAAGTGAACTTATCGGATATCAGGTTTCGATCGTCAAATTGTCGGGAGATCGGGCCGTTTCATTCGAGCCTTTTGCAGCGGGTTGGCTCAAGGACGGGAAAGCCAATGGGCGTCCTGTGGACATCGTGATGCTGGACGATGGCTCCCTATTGGTCTCTGACGATCATGCAGATGCCATTTATCGGATATCTTACGCTGATCCTACCGATTCCTGA
- a CDS encoding AMP-binding protein: MTTLTQTSLETPLELFYQRESNISHITYLSQPIAGKWHTWTWGETADEIRRMVTALQSRGIAPGAKIGLLSRNCAHWIMADIAIMIAGYVSVPIYPNVKRDTVSYILDHAECELLFVGKLLQSDWDEMKHGVPADMPCISFGMYGLKDAEYSTWQEEIAANEPSLASPTRSLDDTMTIIYTSGTTGTPKGVVHTFMSPRFAIETFFGIFELNENDRFFSYLPLSHIAERMLILMGSLRSGGSIHFAESLDTFADNLKTCSPTVFLGVPRIWTKFQKGVLAKFSQGKLNILFAIPFVGNLIKGKIKEALGLSQARVCLTGAAPTPVSLLNWWQRVGLTIHEVYGMTENSAYSHANIPGKMKFGTAGVAMAEVDVKITDEGEICVKSPANMVEYYKEPQKTADALRDGYLHTGDKGEIDSQGFLKITGRVKDLFKTSKAKYVAPSPIEMLLSKNDYIEQVCVVGDGIPQPLALVVLSEEGRKLGKSDIKDSLQETLDIVNPKLDHHEKLKAIVVMSEEWTVENGVLTPSLKIKRGEIDNRFQTMYPSWYEAGEAIQWK; this comes from the coding sequence ATGACTACGCTGACTCAAACGAGTTTGGAAACACCACTAGAGTTATTCTACCAGCGGGAATCCAACATTTCCCATATCACATACCTCAGCCAGCCGATTGCCGGTAAATGGCATACATGGACTTGGGGTGAGACTGCGGACGAGATTCGCAGAATGGTCACGGCCCTTCAATCTCGTGGAATCGCACCGGGTGCCAAGATTGGGCTGCTTTCCAGAAACTGTGCCCATTGGATCATGGCAGATATCGCCATCATGATCGCAGGCTACGTTTCAGTGCCCATCTATCCCAATGTCAAACGCGATACCGTTTCGTACATCCTCGACCACGCTGAATGCGAGCTGCTCTTCGTTGGGAAGCTCCTCCAGTCCGATTGGGATGAAATGAAGCACGGCGTACCCGCTGACATGCCCTGTATTTCCTTTGGGATGTATGGCCTGAAAGATGCAGAATACTCCACTTGGCAGGAAGAAATCGCCGCCAACGAACCTAGCTTGGCGAGTCCTACCAGAAGTCTAGATGACACCATGACCATCATCTACACTTCCGGAACAACTGGAACTCCCAAGGGCGTGGTGCATACCTTCATGTCCCCTCGCTTTGCCATTGAAACGTTTTTTGGCATTTTCGAACTAAACGAGAACGATCGCTTCTTCTCCTATTTGCCGCTTTCCCACATTGCTGAGCGAATGCTCATCCTGATGGGATCACTGCGCTCTGGAGGATCGATCCACTTTGCGGAATCCCTCGATACCTTCGCAGATAACCTCAAGACCTGTAGCCCAACGGTCTTCTTGGGGGTACCTCGAATCTGGACCAAATTCCAGAAAGGCGTATTGGCGAAATTCTCCCAAGGGAAATTGAATATCCTCTTTGCGATCCCATTCGTCGGGAATCTGATCAAGGGAAAAATCAAGGAAGCCTTGGGACTTTCTCAAGCACGGGTCTGCTTGACAGGTGCTGCACCTACTCCTGTATCCCTCCTGAATTGGTGGCAACGGGTAGGGCTAACCATCCATGAGGTGTATGGAATGACCGAGAACTCCGCCTATTCGCACGCCAATATCCCCGGCAAAATGAAGTTTGGGACTGCGGGTGTGGCCATGGCCGAGGTGGATGTCAAAATCACCGATGAAGGGGAAATCTGTGTAAAATCCCCTGCCAACATGGTGGAGTACTACAAAGAACCTCAGAAGACTGCCGACGCACTTCGAGATGGCTATTTGCATACAGGAGATAAAGGCGAGATTGATTCGCAGGGATTCCTCAAGATCACTGGCCGAGTCAAAGACCTCTTCAAAACCTCGAAGGCCAAATACGTAGCTCCAAGTCCGATCGAAATGCTCCTGTCCAAAAACGACTATATCGAGCAAGTCTGTGTCGTCGGAGATGGTATCCCACAGCCTCTCGCATTGGTGGTTCTTTCTGAGGAAGGCCGTAAACTCGGCAAATCCGATATCAAAGATTCGCTTCAGGAAACCCTGGATATCGTCAATCCCAAACTGGACCATCACGAGAAACTCAAGGCCATTGTCGTCATGAGCGAAGAGTGGACCGTCGAGAACGGTGTCCTTACTCCATCGCTGAAGATCAAGCGGGGTGAAATCGACAATCGATTCCAGACCATGTATCCTTCTTGGTACGAAGCGGGAGAAGCCATTCAGTGGAAATAA
- the pdxH gene encoding pyridoxamine 5'-phosphate oxidase — MYHSSHSIMSIRKKVSDIRTDYTQSQLDESHISADPIVQFEQWFQQAVDSEVMEPNAMTLATSVNGKPTIRIVLLKGFDDQGFHFFTNYESRKGQELAANPAAALNFFWPELQRQVRIEGMVEKLEADQSDSYYQSRGRGSQIGAWASPQSQEIAGREVLEEMVEEVTKKYEGETPIPRPEHWGGYRLKPTYLEFWQGRSSRLHDRIVYELNDQGEWRTARLAP; from the coding sequence ATGTATCATTCATCTCATTCGATCATGTCCATCCGCAAAAAAGTTTCCGATATCCGGACCGACTATACCCAATCCCAGTTGGATGAATCTCATATTTCCGCTGATCCCATTGTGCAATTCGAGCAATGGTTCCAGCAGGCTGTCGATAGCGAAGTCATGGAACCCAATGCCATGACACTGGCCACTTCCGTAAATGGCAAACCCACCATCCGGATTGTGCTGCTCAAGGGATTCGATGATCAGGGATTTCATTTTTTCACGAACTACGAGAGTCGCAAAGGGCAGGAATTGGCGGCCAATCCGGCTGCTGCGCTCAATTTCTTCTGGCCTGAGCTTCAGCGTCAAGTCCGGATCGAGGGAATGGTAGAGAAATTGGAAGCGGATCAATCCGACTCCTATTACCAATCAAGAGGCCGTGGAAGCCAAATCGGAGCTTGGGCATCCCCTCAAAGTCAGGAAATCGCAGGACGCGAAGTCTTGGAGGAAATGGTTGAGGAAGTCACCAAAAAGTACGAGGGGGAAACGCCCATTCCCAGACCTGAACATTGGGGCGGGTATCGACTCAAACCCACCTATCTGGAGTTTTGGCAAGGACGATCCAGCCGTCTGCACGACCGGATCGTCTATGAGCTAAATGACCAAGGCGAATGGCGAACCGCAAGACTCGCGCCTTGA